From Chitinivibrionales bacterium, the proteins below share one genomic window:
- a CDS encoding HAD-IA family hydrolase, which yields MHTSVSGIIFDFDGTLYHMGWYMRPLITLKLFPHIWRLSRYMKVRSELANKDMGSGEQLMNELCRRLAEKSHSSPAKMQSWIFNSFYPAFIETLSLFKNSRPGINKLLEKLHSNNIKLAILSDYDMLKERCERLNIDTAYFDKIVSSEAAGALKPAVRPFAEIQKAWDLPPEKILVIGDRDDTDGIAASQLGMQFMHMEGKKAYAGPNVRSWQEIKGFLSKLENGKS from the coding sequence ATGCATACATCGGTCTCGGGAATAATATTCGATTTTGACGGCACCCTCTATCACATGGGGTGGTATATGCGGCCGCTTATTACCCTGAAATTATTTCCCCACATCTGGAGACTTTCCCGATATATGAAAGTGCGGTCTGAACTGGCCAATAAGGATATGGGCTCCGGGGAACAATTAATGAATGAATTGTGCAGGCGATTGGCAGAAAAATCTCATTCATCACCCGCGAAGATGCAATCCTGGATTTTCAATTCCTTTTATCCTGCATTTATAGAAACCTTATCACTGTTTAAAAATTCACGCCCCGGAATAAATAAACTCCTGGAAAAATTGCACAGCAACAACATCAAGCTTGCTATTCTTTCGGATTACGATATGCTTAAAGAACGGTGCGAGAGATTGAATATCGATACCGCATACTTTGATAAGATTGTATCTTCCGAAGCTGCCGGGGCCCTGAAACCTGCGGTGCGACCCTTTGCAGAAATACAGAAAGCATGGGACCTTCCTCCTGAAAAGATACTGGTGATCGGTGACAGAGATGATACCGATGGTATAGCCGCATCTCAACTGGGCATGCAGTTCATGCACATGGAAGGCAAAAAGGCCTATGCAGGACCAAATGTTCGATCATGGCAAGAAATCAAAGGTTTTTTGTCCAAACTTGAGAATGGTAAGAGCTAA